The Pleurodeles waltl isolate 20211129_DDA chromosome 6, aPleWal1.hap1.20221129, whole genome shotgun sequence genome has a segment encoding these proteins:
- the ARL4D gene encoding ADP-ribosylation factor-like protein 4D: MGNHLTEIAPNTSFLPQFQTLHVVVIGLDSSGKTSLLYRLKFKEFVKSAPTKGFNMEKIKAPVGSSRSITFQVWDVGGQEKLRPLWKSYTRRTDGMVFVVDSSEVERMEEAKVELHKITRTSENQGVPVLILANKQDVPEALSVAEVEKLLAIHELSTSTLNYIQGCSAVDGIGLHQGLEKLYEMILKRKKIVRHNKKKQR, encoded by the coding sequence ATGGGCAACCACCTCACTGAGATTGCCCCCAATACGTCCTTCTTGCCCCAGTTCCAGACCCTGCACGTGGTGGTGATTGGGTTGGACTCTTCTGGGAAGACCTCACTGCTCTACAGACTTAAGTTCAAGGAGTTTGTAAAAAGTGCCCCCACTAAGGGTTTCAACATGGAGAAGATCAAGGCACCAGTTGGGAGCTCCAGGTCTATAACTTTTCAAGTGTGGGACGTTGGTGGCCAGGAGAAGTTGAGGCCGCTGTGGAAGTCCTACACCAGGAGAACAGACGGGATGGTCTTTGTTGTGGACTCATCTGAGGTGGAGCGTATGGAGGAGGCTAAAGTTGAGCTTCACAAAATCACCAGGACTTCAGAGAACCAGGGCGTGCCCGTTCTCATTTTAGCCAATAAGCAGGATGTGCCAGAAGCCCTGTCAGTGGCCGAGGTGGAGAAGTTGCTTGCCATCCACGAACTGAGCACATCCACCTTAAACTATATCCAGGGCTGCAGCGCCGTGGATGGGATTGGCCTCCACCAGGGTCTTGAAAAACTGTACGAGATGATATTGAAGAGGAAGAAGATAGTCCGACACAACAAGAAGAAGCAGCGGTGA